The segment GACTCTAACGCGGGGTCACTTACGGCCTGTCCCGGAGGACATCATGGGCCGTAAGTGACCCCGCGTTGCATTATGAGCTGTAGCCGAGCGGGTTGTTCTTCTGCCAGCGCCAATGGTCCTCGCACATTTGATCCACGGTCTTCGTGGTGGACCAGCTGAGGTCCGCCAGGGCGGATGAGGCGTCGGCCCAGAACGCGGGCAGGTCTCCGGCTCGGCGTCCCGTGATCTCGTACGGCAGCGCGTGGCCCACGGCCTGTTCGAAGGCGTGGAGCATCTCCAACACGGAGGTACCCTTTCCGGAGCCAAGGTTCCAGCGGTGTACTCCTGGGCGGACCGCGACGTAGTCCAACGCGGCGACATGGCCTTCAGCGAGGTCGACCACGTGGATGTAATCCCGTAGGCAGGTGCCGTCCGGGGTGTCATAGTCTCCACCGAACACCATGAGCTTTTCACGGCGGCCGACGGCAACTTGGGCGATGTACGGAACCAGGTTGTTCGGGATGCCCTGCGGGTCCTCGCCGATCCTGCCGGAGGGGTGCGCGCCCACCGGGTTGAAGTAGCGCAGCAGGGCGATGTGCCAACGTTCGTCCGCTGCGCCGAGGTCCGTCAGGACGTCCTCGATCTGCTCCTTGGTACGGCCATAAGGGTTGTTCGCCCCGATCTCCATCTTCTCAACATAGGGGATGGGGTTGTGCTCGCCGTACACGGTTGCCGAGGAACTGAAGACGATGGAGCGGACGCCGTATTTGTCCATGGCTCGGAGCAGGTTCAGCGTTCCCCCAACGTTGTTGTAGTAGTAGTTCAGCGGCTCCTCCACGGATTCGCCAACTGCCTTCAGCCCGGCGAAATGAATCACGGCGTCGATACTGTGCTGATCGAACACAGACTCAAGCGCGCCCGCATCCACGAGATCTACGTGGTGGAACGCTGCCGCCTTTCCTGCGAGTTCAACAACGCGGCGCAGGGACTCTTCGCTTGAATTCACGAGGTTGTCTACCACGAGGACTTCGTGTCCGGCTTCCAGAAGGGACAGGACGGTGTGCGATCCGATGTAGCCGGTGCCGCCCGTGACAAGAATTCTCATGCAACCAACGCTAACCGAACTTGGGCCGTGTCCGCTGACTGTTGCGTGCGCCACAGTCTTGCCACGCCCGGGTGGCGAACCCGCGGTACAAGCACATTTGTGCTAAAAAGATCTGTGCCCAAGATTGTTGATGCCGAAGCCCGGCGCCAGGAAGTAGTCGAAGCCGTCTTCAGGATCATCGCCTCGGATGGCCTGGAGCGTGCCTCATTGCGGGAGGTGGCTGACGAGGCCGGACTTGCCGTTGGCTCGGTCCGCCACTACTTTGCCAGCAGCGATGAATTGCTGGTCCATTCCTTTGCCGTGGTCATCGACAGGATCGCCGCGCGGCTCGAGGAAGCGTTCGCCGTCGTCGAATCCTCGGAGCCGGGCTCGGCTGAACACGATGCCGCCGTGTTAACCCTGCTGGGTCAATTCCTGCCGCTCGACGAGGAACTGGCCGTCGACGCCTGCGTCTGGATTGCATTCCGGCATGCGGCGCGGATCAAGCCCGTACTCGAACAAGAAGCCGCACGCAGCCACCGTGCCGTGGCCGCCGTCGTCGGCCGCTTGGTAATGCGACTGATGCCCGACGGCGGGGCCGGCCAGGAGCGCCTGGTAACCGAGGCCGAGCGCCTCTTGGCGACCCTCGACGGAT is part of the Arthrobacter methylotrophus genome and harbors:
- the galE gene encoding UDP-glucose 4-epimerase GalE codes for the protein MRILVTGGTGYIGSHTVLSLLEAGHEVLVVDNLVNSSEESLRRVVELAGKAAAFHHVDLVDAGALESVFDQHSIDAVIHFAGLKAVGESVEEPLNYYYNNVGGTLNLLRAMDKYGVRSIVFSSSATVYGEHNPIPYVEKMEIGANNPYGRTKEQIEDVLTDLGAADERWHIALLRYFNPVGAHPSGRIGEDPQGIPNNLVPYIAQVAVGRREKLMVFGGDYDTPDGTCLRDYIHVVDLAEGHVAALDYVAVRPGVHRWNLGSGKGTSVLEMLHAFEQAVGHALPYEITGRRAGDLPAFWADASSALADLSWSTTKTVDQMCEDHWRWQKNNPLGYSS
- a CDS encoding TetR/AcrR family transcriptional regulator translates to MPKIVDAEARRQEVVEAVFRIIASDGLERASLREVADEAGLAVGSVRHYFASSDELLVHSFAVVIDRIAARLEEAFAVVESSEPGSAEHDAAVLTLLGQFLPLDEELAVDACVWIAFRHAARIKPVLEQEAARSHRAVAAVVGRLVMRLMPDGGAGQERLVTEAERLLATLDGLCMHALLQPEWMTAGVCRDVLTAHLDTLVGLPSNR